acggcctaccggggaacagtgggttaactgcctgttcaggggcagaacgacagatttgtaccttgtcagctcggtggtttgaacttgcaaccttccggttactagtccaacgctctaaccactaggctaccctgccgcctctacactctaaccactaggctaccctgccggtgCTCATTGGAAACAAGAGTCTAAATCGACTGAGAAGCAGAGAAGTTGTGGCGTATAATCGCAGGAAACCATCAAACTGAAAGCTTATGTGCAACACAAAGCCAAGGCGTTTCTTTTGTGATCTATATTAGAAAGCCTTTATTATATTGGCTTACTATGACACATTAACTGGATTTTCCTCctattcctcttcctccttctagATTTCCGTATTCTCTAGTTTCTGGAACTACCGACCGTTCTAAACCTCCTGCAGCTAGCTGACTGTCAGAATGCCTAGGAGTTCTACCCTCCTGCAGCTAGCTGACCGTCAGAATGCCTCGGTGTTCTAACCTCCTGCAGCTAGCTGACCGTCAGAATGCCTAGGAGTTCTACCCTCCTGCAGCTAGCTGACCGTCAGAATGCCTCGGTGTTCTAACCTCCTGCAGCTAGCTGACTGTCAGAATGCCTAGGTGTTCTAACCTCCTGCAGCTAGCTGACCGTCAGAATGCCTCGGTGTTAGCTGACCGTCAGAATGCCTAGGTGTTCTAACCTCCTGCAGCTAGCTGACCGTCAGAATGCCTAGGTGTTCTAACCTCCTGCAGCTAGCTGACCGTTAGAATGCCTAGGGGTTCTAACCTCCTGCAGCTAGCTGACCATCAGAATGCCTAGGTGTTAGCTGACCGTCAGAATGCCTCAGGGTTCTAACCTCCTGCAGCTAGCTGACCGTCCGAATGCCTAGGTGTTCTAACCTCCTGCAGCTAGCTGACCGTCAGAATGCCTCGGTGTTCTAACCTCCTGCAGCTAGCTGACCGTCAGAATGCCTAGGTGTTCTAACCTCCTGCAGCTAGCTGACCGTCAGAATGCCTAGGTGTACTAACCTCCTGCAGCTAGCTGACCGTCAGAATGCCTAGGTGTTCTAACCTCTGCAGCTAGCTGACCGTCAGAATGCCTCGGTGTTCTAACCTCCTGCAGCTAGCTGACCGTCAGAATGCCTAGGTGTTCTAACCTCCTGCAGCTAGCTGACCGTCAGAATGCCTAGGTGTTCTAACCTCCTGCAGCTAGCTGACCGTCAGAATGCCTCGGTGTTCTAACCTCCTGCAGCTAGCTGACCGTCAGAATGCCTAGGTGTTCTAACCTCCTGCAGCTAGCTGACCGTCAGAATGCCTAGGTGTACTAACCTCCTGCAGCTAGCTGACCGTCAGAATGCCTCAGTGTTCTAACCTCCTGCAGCTAGCTGACCGTCAGAATGCCTAGGTGTTCTAACCTCCTGCAGCTAGCTGACCGTCAGAATGCCTAGGTGTTCTAACCTCCTGCAGCTAGCTGACCGTCAGAATGCCTAGGTGTTCTAACCTCCTGCAGCTAGCTGACCATCAGAATGCCTCGGTGTTCTGTCCAAATCCTTCACACAAACCAACCCAGATAAAAGGGATGTCTTGAAAATATTGTCTGAATTGAAGTGGGTTGTGTTTGTATAATTTACAAGAGAACAGCCGGATCAAAGTCCATATACATTACCAGTGTTTAGTATTCCAGGGTTTAGGGCCCATCCATGTGTTACAGCTGCTTTAATTCAGTCCCAAatcaaaccctaacccctagactacACTCCCTACTTGTGAAGAAAGTATAGGGCTAAGCAATATGGTGGGGCTACTACCATATCTATCCAATAcattcagtgtttcccctagttGGGGGtcgttagcgcaatgactagaagtctatgggaatgaatataggggaaacactgcatgACTAGAAGTCTCTGGgaatgaatataggggaaacactgcatgACTAGACGTCTATGGgaatgaatataggggaaacactgcatgactagaagtctatgggaatgaatataggggaaacactgcatgACTAGAAGTCTCTGGgaatgaatataggggaaacactgcatgACTAGAAGTCTCTGGgaatgaatataggggaaacactgcatgACTAGAAGTCTCTGGgaatgaatataggggaaacactgcatgACTAGACGTCTATGGgaatgaatataggggaaacactgcatgACTAGAAGTCTCTGGgaatgaatataggggaaacactgcatgACTAGAAGTCTCTGGgaatgaatataggggaaacactgcatgACTAGAAGTCTCTGGgaatgaatataggggaaacactgcattCTGATCTAGACAAGTAGGGACTAGGGGTTGATTTAGGATTGGGTGCATGTATCTCTCTGTGCGTCATCTGTTGTATAGTACTAACTAACTAGGACCTCCCTGTTGTATAGTACTAACTAACTAGGACCTCCCTGTTGTATAGTACTAACTAACTAGGACCTCCCTGTTGTATAGTACTAACTAACTTGGACCTCCCTGTTGTATAGTACTAACTAACTAGGACCTCCCTGTTGTATAGTACTAACTAACTAGGACCTCCCTGTTGTATAGTACTAACTAACTTGGACCTCCCTGTTGTATAGTACTAACTAACTAGGACCTCCCTGTTGTATAGTACTAACTAACTAGGACCTCCCTGTTGTATAGTACTAACTAACTAGGACCTCCCTGTTGTATAGTACTAACTAACTTGGACCTCCCTGTTGTATAGTACTAACTAACTAGGACCTCCCTGTTGTATAGTACTAACTAACTAGGACCTCCCTGTTGTATAGTACTAACTAACTTGGACCTCCCTGTTGTATAGTACTAACTAACTAGGACCTCCCTGTTGTATAGTACTAACTAACTTGGACCTCCCTGTTGTATAGTACTAACTAACTTGGTTGGACCTCCCTGTTGTATAGTACTAACTAACTTGGTTGGACCTCCCTGTTGTATAGTACTAACTAACTTGGTTGGACCTCCCTGTTGTATAGTACTAACTAACTTGGTTGGACCTCCCTGTTGTATAGTACTAACTAACTTGGTTGGACCTCCCTGTTGTATAGTACTAACTAACTTGGACCTCCCTGTTGTATAGTACTAACTAACTTGGACCTCCCTGTTGTATAGTACTAACTAACTTGGACCTCCCTGTTGTATAGTACTAACTAACTAGGACCTCCCTGTTGTATAGTACTAACTAACTTGGACCTCCCTGTTGTATAGTACTAACTAACTTGGTTGGACCTCCCTGTTGTATAGTACTAACTAACTTGGTTGGACCTCCCTGTTGTATAGTACTAACTAACTTGGTTGGACCTCCCTGTTGTATAGTACTAACTAACTTGGACCTCCCTGTTGTATAGTACTAACTAACTTGGACCTCCCTGTTGTATAGTACTAACTAACTTGGTTGGACCTCCCTGTTGTATAGTACTAACTAACTTGGACCTCCCTGTTGTATAGTACTAACTAACTTGGACCTCCCTGTTGTATAGTACTAACTAACTTGGTTGGACCTCCCTGTTGTATAGTACTAACTAACTTGGTTGGACCTCCCTGTTGTATAGTACTAACTAACTTGGACCTCCCTGTTGTATAGTACTAACTAACTAGGACCTCCCTGTTGTATAGTACTAACTAACTTGGACCTCCCTGTTGTATAGTACTAACTAACTTGGACCTCCCTGTTGTATAGTACTAACTAAATTGGTTGGACCTCCCTGTTGTATAGTACTAACTAACTTGGACCTCCCTGTTGTATAGTACTAACTAACTTGGACCTCCCTGTTGTATAGTACTAACTAACTTGGACCTCGTTATGAATCAATGTATCAGcttgtgttgttgttttagtCTGAAACACTTCTCTTGTTACTGAATACTAATGTTCCTCCTCTCCACAGttatacccttttcacactataATAACGACCAAAAGATATTTTAAATGTTAATGTATGGTTTATTTGGGTAGGGACCGATACAAACACATCGTCTTCTCCTACACGGTTCCAGCATCTACAGTTAATGAGTAACCAGGCCAGCTTGGTTTGCTCAGCAGTGTGAAAAAGGTATTGGAAACTAAATTTGTCAAGCAGATTGTCCTACTGTGGTAAACCATACTGTTATGTTGTGTAGACTACACTACTCAGCAGCAGTATGAGACATGAAACACAGTGACTCTTCATAGTGAAATTATGAAGGTTTCTGACTCTATATTCCTTGGAATGCCGCTCTTATGTCAAGTGTAAAGGAAAACAAACATTCCTAGCTTTAAGGGTAAACGTTCATGCCTCCTCAACAATAAGCTGTTATTCGTCATTGTATCAGTTAATTTTAATGTTTtgttaatgtttttatttattcaatTGTTAATTTTTGCACTTATGTTACTTTGCCGTTGATGATTCCCTGTGAAGTGAAGATCCATTCCAATGTTGAACAAACATAATTATTACTGCAAGTGTTTTAAAATCTATTTAGAGATGTATATGTTGTGGACCATATGATCTATTATCTGTGTAATAAAGAGATGTTATACAGAAGTGTTCGGTCAGTCAATCGGGGACAGATTCAATACAAAATATTATTTAATCATTTGAATGATACAATGTACATGTTTCAACATTGAATTATGTTGTCAATATAATTAACTACATTAAAGTCATTGAATCAATACTACTACATCATTCCTCATTACATACACTTAAGAAGTTAAGTTTAAAGTACACAGCTTTGATTCCACTACATAAAGAGTTGGTGCCTAGTTTTTCATGAACCGTTAGTGAAAGCCCTTTTATCTTCTGGTTGTGACACTCGGTGACTGTTTTCACCTTGCTCTCCTTTCGTGGCCTCCTAGCAACAACCGCTAGCCGTGCAGGGAACAAGTAAACAAACTGATTCATATGACCTCCAATGACTTTCCACCATTAGACGGCAGCTAAACCGGGTTACCACAGGGAGTGCAACATTTTCCAACAGTCAAAAGTAAATAGATGGAACCAGAATGAAAACAAGTTATACAACTCTTGGTTTGGCACACAGATTAAAAGTGCAAATTTTAAAGTGCatagaaaaaaatatgaataaaatgtattataaaaAGGACTAATCAATTTTCTAAGTGTCGTCATTGTGGAATCTTCAATCCTGTTCCAAGTTCCTTTCAGGTCTCCATTCCAAAGTTTTCATGACCCACTTTGTGTCTTCTCGGCTGTtgggaaacacacagagagagagagagagaggaggggaaatcaTGTATCTTTCAACACATCTTAATTCAGAGGAAATGCAGTGAACACTTGTCTGACACAGACTCCTTGATACAGCCATGTTCAATCTGGTCACACTAAAACAGACCCTCTATTGTAGGATGTGACTGACTCAAACGGTTGGGTCTTCACCATGATACAAGACAGGATAGAGTCTGAATGACCATAATACAAGACAGGATAGAGTCTGAATGACCATGATACAAGACAGGCTAGAGTCTGAATGACCATGATACAAGACAGGCTAGAGTCTGAATGACCATGACAAGACAGGATAGAGTCTGAATGACCATGACACAAGACAGGATAGAGTCTGAATGACCATGATACAAGACAGGATAGAGTCTGAATGACAATGATACAAAACAGGATACAGTCTGAATGACCATGACAAGACAGGATAGAGTCTGAATGACCATGACAAGACAGGATAGAGTCTGAATGACCGTGACAGTAGAGTCTGAATGACCGTGACATAGACAGGGTAGAGTCTGAATGACCGTGACAGTAGAGTCTGAATGACCATGACAGGATAGAGTCTGAATGACCTGAATGACCATGACAGGATAGAGTCTGAATGACCATGACAGGATAGAGTCTGAATGACCATGACAGGATAGAGTCTGAATGACCATGATACAAAACAGGATAGAGTCTGAATGACCAAAACAGGATAGAGTCTGAATGACCATGACAGGATAGAGTCTGAATGACCAAAACAGGATAGAGTCTGAATGACCATGACAGGATAGAGTCTGAATGACCATGACAGGATAGAGTCTGAATGAATGACCGTGACAGATAGAGTCTGAATGACCGTGACAGGATAGAGTCTGAATGACCGTGACAGGTAGAGTCTGAATGACCGTGTGACAGTCTGAATGATAGAGTCTGAATGACCATGACCTGAATGTGACAGGTAGAGTCTGAATGAATGACCATGACAGGTAGAGTCTGAATGTGACAGGATAGAGTCTGAATGACCATGACAGTAGAGTCTGAATGACCATGACAGGATAGAGTCTGAATGACCATGACAGTAGAGTCTGAATGACCATGACAGGATAGAGTCTGAATGACCAAAACAGGATAGAGTCTGAATGACCATGACAGGATAGAGTCTGAATGACCATGACAGGATAGAGTCTGAATGACCATGACAGGATAGAGTCTGAATGACCATGACAGGATAGAGTCTGAATGACCATGACAGGATAGAGTCTGAATGACCATGACAGGATAGAGTCTGAATGACCATGACAGTAGAGTCTGAATGACCATGACAGTAGAGTCTGAATGACCATGACAGGATAGAGTCTGAATGAATGACAGTAGAGTCATGACAGTAGAGTCTGAATGACCGTGACACATGACAGTAGAGTCTGAATGACCATGACAGGATAGAGTCTGAATGACCATGACAGGATAGAGTCTGAATGACCATGACAGGATAGAGTCTGAATGACCATGACAGTAGAGTCTGAATGACCATGACAGGATAGAGTCTGAATGACCATGACAGGATAGAGTCTGAATGACCATGACAGTAGAGTCTGAATGACCGTGACAGTAGAGTCTGAATGACCGTGACAGTAGAGTCTGAATGACCGTGACAGGATAGAGTCAATGACACGGCTTCATTTTGATATGATTTGAAATGTACAACAAATAAATACAACTCCCTCATTAACACTATGGGTGGCTGACATATCAGAAATGTGGTCCTGTATACCacagcctgagtgccagtctgtgtgCTATCATGCCATCTCACACCAAACATTGTTGACAAGAGcaccagatctgagaccaggctatagaTACCAACAGATTTGAGACCGGGCTATAGATACCAACAGATTTGAGACCGGGCTATAGATACCAACAGATTTGAGACCGGGCTATAGATACCAACAGATTTGAGACCGGGCTATAGATACCAACAGATTTGAGACCGGGCTATAGAttccaacagatctgggaccaggctatagataCCAACAGATTTGAGACCAGGCTATAGataccaacagatctgggaccaggctatagataccaacagatctgggaccaggctatagataccaacagatctgggaccaggctatagataccaacagatctgggaccaggctatagataccaacagatctgggactggGCTATAGataccaacagatctgggaccaggctatatacaccaCACATTTCTCACAGAAACAGGCCattacattttattgattgattgctACATTACCTGTTcatcacagcagcagcagcaacagcatcGGATCAGAACCAGGACAACAAGCAGCAGAACCATGCCTGAAAGGATCAAGGTGGACAGTCaattgtgtacatgtgtgtgtgtgtgtgtgtgtgtatgtgtgggtgggtgtgcgtGTGCATTCCTACCGATGAAGATGAAGAAGACAGCGAAGGAGGCGATGTCCCAGTCAGACTGGAATAGCTGTTTAGACTGCAGTCTGGACACCACGTCTGTAAACTGATCCTTAAACTCTTCCTCTAGGCTCCTCTGGTCCATGGCTATAGCTGGGCTAGAATTAGTCTCAGTAAGGGTTCACACTCTGGAGAAGAACAGTAGAGGGTTTATTATAATTATAAAATACAGGACACACTGGGAGAAGAGATGTGGTTCTGATATAGACTACAAGGTTTCTCTGGTCCATAACTGTACCAGTCAGGGTTAGTACTGGACACACTGGGAGAAGAGACGTGGTTCTGATATAGACTACAAGGTTTCTCTGGTCCATAACTGTACCAGTCAGGGTTAGTACTGGACACACTGGGAGAAGAGACGTGGTTCTGATATAGACTACAAGGTTTCTCTGGTCCATAACTGTACCAGAAGAGTACTGGACACGTGGTTCTGATATAGACTACAAGGTTTCTCTGGTCCATAACTGTACCAGTCAGGGTTAGTACTGGACACACTGGGAGAAGAGACGTGGTTCTGATATAGACTACAAGGTTTCTCTGGTCCATAACTGTACCAGTCAGGGTTAGTACAGGACACACTGGGAGAAGAGACGTGGTTCTGATATAGACTACAAGGTTTCTCTGGTCCATAACTGTACCAGTCAGGGTTAATACAGGACACACTGGGAGAAGAGACATGTGTGGTAATTCTCTATAGACAAGTACAATGCACCTGGCTGGCTGACTATGTCGGTCTATAAAGTAGGCCTAAAATATACAAACCAATATGTTATTTAATTGTAAGGGAGATCATACTGCATTTTGAATGTACCTCATAAACTGGATCAGAGTTCAGCATACCTGCTCTGCCCTAGACAGTACTTTTCTCCTGATCACTTTCACATAGACTACTATGATGAGATATAGATCAACTAGCCAAATACAGACTCTATTTTACATCTAAAAATGACACTATTTGCTTTTAACTTCTTTAACACAAGACCAACATCATTATCGTTGTTTGACTGACTGTGACATCTTGATGAATTACAGCCTCAGACTTTCACTTTTAAAGAATATTCCAAGATTACCTATATATCTGACTTCACTTGAACATAAACAATTACAGTACACTCATATTTTCGGTAGTAATCAAACACGTTTCTATATATTTTTCCGAAGTTCATTGTACCTGTAACTCGAACAAGCTCCAGTTTTTTGTTCTCTCTTCTTCCGGGTACCTGCCCGACTGACGCACCTGTCGCCGTGGGAGTCACTGTACACACTGATTTGCATGGGGCAAGGGTAGGTCGTTTGAATCCTGCTTCATTTCCTCCGTGTAGATCTAAAGGTGTCTCGTGATCATGGACTTACCGTATGTGAGAGATACTGCCAGTCATTTCCACCATTGCTCTTGGCCATGTCTTTTCAAAGGAAACTTTTATGATGTGACTGGAGGAAATAAAGTCAGAACAATTCATATGTGTGACGCATGTATATAAAACTAGCATTTGTCATAGCCACATTTCTGCTTTCATTGCAGTAAattataaatgtattttttatgtcGTAAACCAGCTGATTTACATCATTCAAAGGAATAGCAATATTGTGTCAGGTTGAGTTTCGGTCATATGATGTATTGTAGTAACATATTAGTTCCGTATGAGGCGCTGTTACTTTCCCGGCTCCTCATTTTCCGTTTTTCACCTCTGATGCATTGTTTACGTGGAAGTGAGTTTCGCTCCGTCTTCCGGGTTGTAGATCCTTCAGGTTGGCATTTCGCTTACAGCGAAGCTCAGCTGCCATGGCCGTGGTTCCTGCTCAATCTCTCCGGGTTTCGGATATCCGAGACCCGACGGTTCTGTTCGAGCGGTACAACACCGAGGAGATACGCGGCATCGAGCGGAAAGTCCGCGGAGAGATCGAGCACAAGAAGGAGGAACTTCGTCAGATGGTGGGCGAGCGGTACCGCGATTTGATCGACGCCGCCGACACCATCGGAGAGATGCGTCAGTGTTCGGAGAGCGTAGTTACGTCCATCCAGGACATGCACCGCTATTGCCACAAGCTGAAACAGGGGAAAAGCGTTCCCCAAAGCAACAGCAAAGAAGAGGTATGTGGCTCCATTGTGAAGCTAACGAGCGGTGGTGATGGCTAACTAGTTCTGTTGATTTAGATAGCAAACTGTTCTGCAGAATACCATTCCCCGATCCCTTCTGGACAGTTTATGATGTGTGATTAGACTCCGACAGGTTCCACCCATTGTGATATGAATGGTATATGTCAATGATGGATATATCTGTGTGGGTTTCAATATCTACTACACCCTATATCTCTGTGTGattgtctctctgcctgtcccttTATTTATGTATGTAATGTAGCCTATCTTAGGCCAGCTTTCCCATCAAGTCCCAGGAGAGGTTCTACACCATGGCCTCTCAGATCAATCACTGTGTATCCCTGtgattctctatctctctgttttcaCACCAGGTCCAGAGGCAGTCCCAGGAGAAGTTCTACACCATGGCCTCTCAGATCAATCACTGTGTATCCCTGtgattctctatctctctgttttcaCACCAGGTCCAGAGGCAGTCCCAGGAGAAGTTCTACACCTTGGCCTCTCAGATCAATCACTGTGTATccctgtgattctctctctctctcttttcacaccAGGTCCAGAGGCAGTCCCAGGAGAAGTTCTACACCTTGGCCTCTCAGATCAATCACTGTGTATccctgtgattctctctctcttttcacaccAGGTCCAGAGGCAGTCCCAGGAGAAGTTCTACACCATGGCCTCTCAGATCAAGCTGCTGCTGGAGATCCCAGAGAGGATCTGGAGTTCCATGGAGGCCTCTCAGTACCTGCAGGCAAAGACACTTATTACTAAGACAGTGGACTATTAGCATTTCCCATAGGAAGACACTGCATACTTAGCCATCGTTGCTAATACTAGCTGGGCATGGCCAATGATGTATGTAAACCCACATCATAGTAGGGCACTGCTAATGCTAATGAGCTAACTCTTGGTTTAATGGACACTCCTGACCAGCCAACCGATATTTAATTTCCGAATTGGTTAAAAGTTTGGGTTTAGAGTTTAGTTTCAGTTTTAGAGTTTGGGTAGTCGGGCTGTCAATGGGATGCTGGTCAGAAAAGCCCTTATAGCCTCTCCCTGGTACCACCCTCTTTGCTGCAGGCCACACAGCTCTACCTGCTCTGCTGCCACCTGCACAAACAGCTCCACCTGGAGGCTGGAGGACCACAGTAC
This genomic interval from Oncorhynchus tshawytscha isolate Ot180627B unplaced genomic scaffold, Otsh_v2.0 Un_contig_6853_pilon_pilon, whole genome shotgun sequence contains the following:
- the smim22 gene encoding small integral membrane protein 22; its protein translation is MDQRSLEEEFKDQFTDVVSRLQSKQLFQSDWDIASFAVFFIFIGMVLLLVVLVLIRCCCCCCCDEQPRRHKVGHENFGMET